From Pseudomonadota bacterium, a single genomic window includes:
- the metH gene encoding methionine synthase, translating to MTSERSPIAELLRRRILVLDGAMGTMIQTHGLDEAAYRGTLLADHPRELKGCNDVLVLTQPALIEAIHRSFLEAGADIIETNSFNAQAISLADYGLEHQSHAINFAAAQVARRAVVAVARQSPERSRFVAGSIGPTNRTASLSPDVNDPALRAVTFAALVSAYAEQVRGLLEGGVDLLQPETSIDTLNLKAALFAIEQVFAATGRRVPVLASLTVIDASGRTLAGQTLEAAWISIAHARPLAVGLNCALGALQMRPHVEALARVADTHVACYPNAGLPNAFGGYDESPEQMASVLRELAREGLLNLAGGCCGTRPAHIAAIAAAVADCAPRRLPEAPRYTQLAGLEPLTLRPESNLTLIGERTNVTGSRRFARLIKQGRFDQAVAVARAQVEAGANVIDVNMDEALLDSEQAMTTFLNLIGVEPDIARVPVMIDSSRWSVLEAGLRCLQGKGIVNSISLKEGEATFCEQARLIRRYGAAVVVMAFDEDGQATTTERRVAIARRAHGLLTREVGFPEQDICFDPNVLTVGTGIEEHADYALSFFAATRQLKTELPNIKVSAGVSNVSFAFRGNDLLREAMHAVFLFHARQAGLDLAIVNAGQLAIYTELPAALRDHVEDVLLNRRPDATERLIAHAATLGARQPEALRTESWRALPIDQRLAHALVHGLVEHLPGDVAAALEHFGSALAVIEGPLMDGMRTVGDLFGSGKMFLPQVVKSARVMKQAVAQLEPVMEAEERARPAEARQQIPKILLATVKGDVHDIGKNIVGVVLQCNGYQVVDLGVMVPTAKILERAAAEGVQAVGLSGLITPSLDEMTHVAGELQRNGLTVPLLIGGATTSRAHTAVKIAPRYSGPTVHVADASRAVGVVAALLSESKRSAFVAETRTSQEQLRTQHEARSAAPALLSYAEAVARRAPVAWDPGSCARPAWLGTRSLAPYPLAALVDYIDWTPFFHAWELRGVYPDLLEHAQTGPAARDLFAQAQRFLSRLVDEALIEARGVYGFFPACADGDDIVIFTDDTRREERLRLHTLRQQASRDKARGCLALADFVAPRESGLEDYLGAFAVTAGLGVDSLVARLEAAHDDYTAILAKALADRLAEAFAEALHQRARRDWGYGAEERLSPAELLKERYRGIRPAPGYPACPDHTEKRALFELLGVEEATGITLTESYAMLPAAAVCGLYFAHPEARYFAVGKLGRDQLVAYAARKGISLETAERWLAPNLGYDPETR from the coding sequence ATGACCAGCGAACGATCTCCCATCGCCGAGCTCTTGCGCCGCCGCATCCTCGTCCTCGACGGCGCGATGGGCACGATGATTCAAACTCACGGTCTCGACGAGGCTGCCTACCGCGGCACGCTCTTGGCCGACCATCCGCGCGAGCTGAAGGGCTGCAACGACGTCCTCGTGCTGACGCAGCCGGCGTTGATCGAGGCGATCCACCGCAGCTTCCTCGAGGCCGGCGCGGACATCATCGAGACCAACAGCTTCAACGCCCAGGCGATCTCGCTCGCTGACTACGGACTGGAGCACCAGAGCCACGCGATCAACTTCGCCGCCGCCCAGGTCGCGCGGCGGGCCGTCGTCGCCGTGGCGCGCCAGTCGCCCGAGCGATCGCGCTTCGTCGCCGGGTCGATCGGGCCGACGAACCGCACGGCCTCGCTCTCCCCCGACGTCAACGACCCGGCCCTCCGCGCCGTCACCTTCGCGGCGCTCGTCAGCGCCTACGCCGAGCAGGTGCGTGGCCTGCTCGAGGGAGGGGTCGATCTGCTGCAGCCCGAGACCAGCATCGATACGCTGAACCTCAAGGCCGCGCTCTTCGCGATCGAGCAGGTCTTCGCCGCGACGGGCCGGCGCGTGCCCGTGCTGGCCTCCCTGACCGTGATCGATGCCAGCGGTCGGACGCTCGCCGGCCAGACGCTCGAGGCCGCCTGGATCTCGATCGCCCACGCCCGCCCGCTCGCCGTCGGGCTCAACTGCGCGCTCGGCGCGCTGCAGATGCGCCCCCATGTCGAGGCGCTCGCCCGCGTCGCCGACACGCACGTCGCCTGCTACCCGAACGCCGGCCTGCCGAACGCCTTCGGCGGCTACGACGAGAGCCCGGAGCAGATGGCGAGCGTGCTGCGCGAGCTGGCGCGTGAGGGTTTGCTCAACCTGGCCGGCGGCTGCTGCGGCACCCGCCCCGCGCACATCGCCGCGATCGCCGCCGCGGTCGCCGACTGCGCGCCGCGCCGCCTGCCGGAGGCGCCTCGCTACACCCAGCTCGCCGGCCTCGAGCCCTTGACCCTGCGCCCCGAGAGCAACCTGACGCTGATCGGCGAGCGGACCAACGTCACCGGCTCGCGCCGCTTCGCCCGGCTGATCAAGCAGGGGCGCTTCGACCAGGCCGTGGCCGTCGCGCGCGCGCAGGTCGAGGCCGGCGCCAACGTGATCGACGTCAACATGGACGAGGCGCTGCTCGACTCCGAACAGGCGATGACCACCTTCCTCAACCTGATCGGCGTCGAGCCCGACATCGCGCGCGTCCCGGTGATGATCGACAGCTCCAGGTGGAGCGTGCTCGAGGCGGGCCTGCGCTGCCTGCAGGGCAAGGGCATCGTCAACTCGATCAGCCTCAAGGAGGGCGAGGCGACCTTCTGCGAGCAGGCCCGGCTGATCCGGCGCTACGGCGCGGCCGTGGTGGTGATGGCCTTCGACGAGGACGGCCAGGCCACCACGACCGAGCGTCGCGTGGCGATCGCGCGGCGCGCGCATGGCCTGCTGACGCGCGAGGTCGGGTTCCCCGAGCAGGACATCTGCTTCGACCCCAACGTCCTGACCGTCGGCACGGGGATCGAGGAGCACGCGGACTACGCGCTCTCGTTCTTCGCCGCGACTCGGCAGCTCAAGACCGAGCTGCCGAACATCAAGGTCTCGGCCGGCGTCAGCAACGTCTCCTTCGCCTTCCGCGGCAACGACCTGCTGCGCGAGGCGATGCACGCCGTCTTTCTCTTTCACGCGCGCCAGGCGGGCCTCGACCTGGCGATCGTCAACGCGGGCCAGCTCGCGATCTACACCGAGCTGCCCGCCGCGCTGCGCGACCACGTCGAGGACGTGCTGCTCAACCGCCGTCCTGACGCCACCGAGCGGCTGATCGCGCACGCTGCGACGCTCGGCGCCCGCCAACCCGAGGCCCTGCGCACGGAGAGCTGGCGCGCGCTGCCGATCGACCAGCGCCTGGCCCACGCCCTCGTCCACGGGCTGGTCGAGCACCTGCCGGGCGACGTCGCGGCGGCGCTGGAGCATTTCGGCAGCGCGCTGGCGGTGATCGAGGGGCCGCTGATGGACGGGATGCGCACCGTCGGCGACCTCTTCGGCAGCGGCAAGATGTTCCTGCCGCAGGTGGTGAAGAGCGCCCGCGTGATGAAACAGGCCGTGGCCCAGCTCGAGCCCGTGATGGAGGCGGAGGAGCGAGCACGCCCCGCGGAAGCACGCCAGCAGATCCCGAAGATCCTGCTGGCCACGGTCAAGGGCGACGTCCACGACATCGGCAAGAACATCGTCGGCGTCGTGCTCCAGTGCAACGGCTATCAGGTGGTCGATCTCGGCGTGATGGTGCCGACGGCGAAGATCTTGGAGCGGGCGGCGGCCGAGGGCGTGCAGGCCGTCGGCCTCAGCGGGCTGATCACTCCCTCGCTCGACGAGATGACCCACGTCGCCGGGGAGCTTCAGCGCAACGGCCTGACGGTGCCGCTCCTTATCGGCGGGGCGACGACCAGTCGCGCGCATACCGCGGTGAAGATCGCGCCACGCTACTCCGGCCCGACCGTGCACGTCGCCGATGCCTCGCGCGCGGTCGGCGTGGTCGCAGCCCTGCTCAGCGAAAGCAAGCGCAGTGCCTTCGTCGCCGAGACGCGGACTTCGCAGGAGCAGCTTCGGACCCAACACGAGGCGCGCAGCGCCGCGCCGGCCCTCCTCTCCTATGCCGAGGCCGTCGCCAGGCGGGCTCCGGTGGCTTGGGATCCAGGGAGCTGCGCCCGTCCGGCCTGGCTCGGCACGCGCTCGCTCGCGCCCTATCCACTGGCGGCGCTCGTCGATTACATCGACTGGACGCCCTTCTTCCATGCCTGGGAGCTCCGCGGCGTCTACCCCGACCTGCTCGAACACGCGCAGACGGGGCCCGCCGCGCGTGACCTCTTCGCCCAAGCCCAGCGCTTCCTCTCACGCCTCGTCGACGAGGCGCTGATCGAGGCCCGCGGCGTCTACGGCTTCTTCCCGGCTTGCGCCGACGGCGATGACATCGTGATCTTCACGGATGACACGCGCAGGGAGGAGCGGCTGCGCTTGCACACGCTCCGACAACAGGCCTCCCGCGACAAGGCGCGCGGCTGCCTGGCCCTCGCCGACTTCGTCGCGCCGCGTGAGAGCGGCCTCGAAGACTACCTCGGCGCCTTCGCCGTCACGGCGGGCCTCGGCGTCGATAGCCTGGTCGCGCGCCTGGAGGCCGCCCACGACGACTACACGGCGATCCTCGCCAAGGCCCTCGCCGATCGCCTCGCCGAGGCCTTTGCCGAGGCGCTCCACCAGCGCGCCCGCCGCGACTGGGGCTATGGCGCGGAGGAGCGGCTCAGCCCAGCCGAGCTGCTCAAGGAGCGCTACCGCGGCATCCGACCGGCACCGGGCTATCCGGCCTGCCCGGACCATACCGAGAAGCGCGCGCTCTTCGAGCTGCTCGGCGTCGAAGAGGCCACCGGCATCACGCTGACCGAGAGCTACGCGATGCTGCCCGCGGCCGCCGTCTGTGGGCTCTATTTCGCACACCCCGAGGCGCGCTATTTCGCCGTCGGCAAGCTCGGCCGCGACCAGCTCGTGGCCTACGCCGCGCGCAAGGGCATCAGCCTCGAGACCGCCGAGCGCTGGCTCGCGCCGAACCTCGGCTACGACCCAGAAACGCGCTAG
- a CDS encoding permease: MYTLLLSLLALVAGPLVHGFVRRRPAMLGAIDGFSLVGVCGLVLLHGLPDAFSHAGWGAAAAAVAGFFGPSWLERRMHRAAHQAHTGALVLALAGLALHSVFDGAAMARSAMLGLAVALHNLPVGLVLWLLLASYRRPVRIAVLASMAAATLVGFIATGALLQGDLPFVGIFEGLVSGSLLHVLVHRTQPSGPESPRGTLAAGAGALAGVLLLVGLHTLVAEHGAAATPDPHGVAQVFLRLAAQSAPALLLAYLGAGLLERFLPAASVSWLGRGRPLQQAIRGVTLGMPLPICSCGVLPLYRGLVRRGAPTAAALAFLVATPEIGVDAALLSFALLGVDLALARIGCAAIVAVAAAWLVSRTLGPDAAPVTLPEVSSAAPATQGERLRAALATGFGEMVDGTAPWILLGLAIAALGAQLIDARWIAALPRGLDVPLLALIGVPSYVCASGATPIVAMLLAKGVSPGAAIAFLLTGPATNVSTFGVLTQLHGRRAAVTFGLSVAGLALGLGWLLNLLPAPRTLATTLASHAGHGALSSLDLIALGALALLYAASLLRQGPRRFLARLTALAAAAPASAAPASAASCCGAAPSPAGGHPLRALPASARLKLRLPAAHAGAAEADHACCQGDSELAPRGNDPHIH, encoded by the coding sequence ATGTACACCCTCCTCCTCAGCCTGCTCGCCTTGGTCGCCGGCCCCCTGGTGCACGGCTTCGTCCGCCGCAGGCCAGCGATGCTAGGGGCCATCGACGGCTTCAGCCTTGTCGGCGTCTGTGGTCTGGTGCTCCTCCACGGCCTGCCCGATGCCTTCAGCCACGCGGGCTGGGGCGCCGCAGCCGCAGCCGTCGCCGGGTTCTTCGGGCCGAGCTGGCTCGAGCGCCGCATGCATCGCGCGGCCCACCAAGCGCACACGGGCGCCCTCGTCCTGGCCCTGGCGGGTTTGGCCTTGCACTCGGTCTTCGACGGCGCCGCGATGGCGCGCAGCGCGATGCTCGGCCTGGCGGTCGCGCTGCACAACCTCCCGGTCGGGCTCGTGCTGTGGCTGCTGCTCGCGTCCTACCGGCGGCCCGTGCGGATCGCCGTGCTTGCGAGCATGGCGGCGGCGACGCTGGTCGGCTTCATCGCCACAGGCGCCCTGCTGCAAGGAGACCTGCCCTTCGTCGGGATCTTCGAGGGACTCGTCTCGGGCTCGCTCCTGCATGTGCTGGTGCATCGCACCCAGCCCAGCGGCCCGGAGTCGCCGCGGGGCACGCTGGCAGCCGGGGCGGGCGCCCTCGCCGGTGTGCTCCTGCTGGTGGGGCTGCACACGCTCGTCGCCGAACACGGCGCGGCGGCGACGCCCGACCCCCACGGCGTGGCCCAGGTCTTCCTGCGCTTGGCCGCCCAGAGCGCGCCGGCCCTGCTGCTGGCGTATCTCGGCGCGGGGTTGCTCGAGCGCTTCCTGCCGGCGGCCAGCGTGAGCTGGCTCGGCCGCGGCCGGCCGCTGCAGCAGGCGATCCGGGGGGTGACGCTCGGGATGCCGCTGCCGATCTGCTCCTGCGGCGTCCTCCCGCTCTATCGCGGTCTGGTGCGCCGCGGCGCGCCGACCGCGGCAGCGCTGGCCTTCCTCGTGGCGACCCCTGAGATCGGCGTCGATGCCGCCCTGCTCTCCTTCGCCTTGCTCGGCGTCGATCTCGCGCTGGCGCGGATCGGCTGCGCCGCGATCGTCGCGGTCGCGGCCGCGTGGCTCGTCAGCCGTACGCTCGGCCCCGACGCGGCCCCGGTCACGCTGCCCGAGGTTTCATCCGCCGCACCAGCGACGCAGGGCGAGCGGCTGCGCGCCGCGCTGGCGACCGGCTTCGGCGAGATGGTCGACGGCACGGCGCCGTGGATCCTGCTCGGCCTCGCCATCGCCGCGCTTGGCGCGCAGCTGATCGATGCACGCTGGATCGCGGCGCTCCCGCGTGGGCTCGATGTCCCGCTGCTGGCGTTGATCGGCGTACCCAGCTACGTCTGCGCGAGCGGCGCGACCCCGATTGTCGCGATGCTGCTGGCCAAGGGCGTCTCGCCCGGCGCGGCGATCGCCTTCCTGCTGACCGGGCCAGCCACCAACGTCAGCACCTTCGGCGTGCTCACCCAGCTCCATGGCCGCCGCGCCGCCGTGACCTTCGGGCTCAGCGTGGCGGGGCTGGCCCTCGGGTTGGGCTGGCTGCTCAATCTCCTGCCCGCGCCGCGCACGCTGGCCACGACCCTGGCGAGCCACGCGGGTCACGGGGCGCTGAGTTCGCTCGACCTGATCGCCCTCGGCGCGCTGGCGCTGCTCTACGCCGCCTCATTGCTACGACAAGGCCCCCGGCGCTTCCTCGCGCGGCTAACCGCGCTCGCCGCCGCGGCACCGGCCTCCGCGGCGCCGGCGAGCGCAGCGTCCTGCTGCGGCGCTGCGCCCAGCCCGGCGGGCGGCCACCCGCTTCGAGCGCTCCCCGCCTCCGCGCGCCTCAAGCTCCGCCTGCCGGCCGCCCACGCCGGCGCCGCGGAGGCCGATCACGCCTGCTGCCAGGGCGATTCCGAGCTTGCGCCGCGCGGCAACGACCCGCATATACACTGA